The following proteins come from a genomic window of Microbacterium sp. JZ31:
- a CDS encoding HAD-IIA family hydrolase: MQRDEIECWLTDMDGVLVHENVPIPGAPELLAKWRDEETPFLVLTNNSIFTPRDLSARLRASGIEVPEDRIWTSALATADFLKSQAPGGSAFVIGEAGILTAMHEAGFIMTETNPDYVVVGETRNYSFEAITKAIRLIGKGARFIVTNPDATGPSAEGPLPATGAIAALITKATGRVPYVVGKPNPMMFRSALNRIGAHSETTGMIGDRMDTDIVAGIEAGLHTVLVMTGISDEREIARYPFRPNEVVGSVADLLKPVRPADEEAPGQPAAEPEGDEPPSESTGEGTR, translated from the coding sequence ATGCAACGTGACGAGATCGAGTGCTGGCTCACCGACATGGACGGCGTCCTCGTGCACGAGAACGTGCCGATCCCGGGGGCGCCCGAGCTGCTGGCGAAGTGGCGCGACGAGGAGACGCCGTTCCTGGTGCTCACGAACAACTCGATCTTCACGCCGCGCGACCTCAGCGCGCGCCTGCGCGCCTCGGGCATCGAGGTCCCCGAGGACCGGATCTGGACGAGCGCGCTCGCGACCGCCGACTTCCTGAAGTCGCAGGCGCCGGGCGGGTCGGCGTTCGTGATCGGCGAGGCCGGCATCCTGACCGCGATGCACGAGGCCGGCTTCATCATGACCGAGACGAACCCCGACTACGTGGTCGTCGGCGAGACGCGCAACTACTCGTTCGAGGCGATCACCAAGGCCATCCGGCTGATCGGCAAGGGCGCGCGCTTCATCGTGACCAACCCGGATGCCACGGGCCCGAGCGCCGAGGGCCCGCTGCCGGCCACGGGCGCGATCGCCGCGCTGATCACCAAGGCCACCGGGCGGGTCCCGTACGTCGTCGGCAAGCCGAACCCCATGATGTTCCGCTCGGCTCTGAACCGGATCGGCGCGCACTCGGAGACGACGGGCATGATCGGCGACCGGATGGACACCGACATCGTCGCCGGCATCGAGGCGGGCCTGCACACGGTGCTGGTGATGACCGGGATCAGCGACGAGCGCGAGATCGCGCGCTACCCGTTCCGCCCGAACGAGGTCGTGGGGTCGGTCGCCGACCTGCTGAAGCCGGTCCGGCCGGCGGACGAGGAGGCGCCGGGTCAGCCGGCGGCCGAGCCGGAGGGCGACGAGCCGCCGAGCGAGAGCACGGGCGAGGGCACGCGGTGA
- the nucS gene encoding endonuclease NucS, with the protein MRLVIARCSVDYTGRLNAHLPLATRLLVHKGDGSLLVHSDGGSYKPLNWMSPPCRLDVIAPDAELAEAGVAELWKVTHQKSGDALTVHIYEVLHDSKHDLGIDPGLIKDGVESDLQRLLAEQVDLIAEGAKLVRREYPTAIGPVDLLVRDAGGIPIAVEVKRRGDIDGVEQLTRYLDLLGRDPLLTGIQGVFAAQEIKPQARTLAQDRGIRCLTLDYDEMKGIESGAPRLF; encoded by the coding sequence GTGCGTCTCGTCATCGCCCGCTGCTCCGTCGATTACACCGGCCGCCTCAACGCGCATCTGCCGCTCGCCACGCGGCTGCTCGTGCACAAGGGCGACGGCAGCCTGCTCGTGCACTCCGACGGCGGGTCGTACAAGCCGCTGAACTGGATGAGCCCGCCGTGCCGGCTCGACGTCATCGCCCCGGACGCGGAGCTCGCCGAGGCCGGCGTCGCCGAGCTGTGGAAGGTGACGCACCAGAAGTCCGGCGACGCCCTGACGGTGCACATCTACGAGGTGCTGCACGACTCCAAGCACGACCTCGGCATCGATCCCGGCCTGATCAAGGACGGCGTGGAGTCGGATCTGCAGCGCCTGCTCGCCGAGCAGGTCGACCTGATCGCGGAGGGCGCGAAGCTCGTGCGCCGCGAGTACCCCACGGCGATCGGCCCCGTCGACCTGCTGGTGCGCGACGCGGGCGGCATCCCGATCGCGGTGGAGGTCAAGCGCCGCGGCGACATCGACGGCGTCGAGCAGCTCACGCGCTACCTCGATCTGCTCGGACGCGACCCGCTGCTGACGGGCATCCAGGGCGTCTTCGCCGCGCAGGAGATCAAGCCGCAGGCCCGCACGCTGGCGCAGGATCGGGGCATCCGCTGCCTCACGCTCGACTACGACGAGATGAAGGGCATCGAGTCGGGAGCGCCCCGGCTGTTCTGA
- a CDS encoding ROK family transcriptional regulator, with translation MIHSGSALGDADASELFQLLRDGRPRTVSDLAAATGVARSTVNLRLESLTSLGLVGPSDPGRSTGGRPPRRIALIPEARLALAIDVGASHVQVGLTNLVGDVLLRRRAPLSVAEGPDPVLSLALELADALLDELGRDRTAIIAVGVGLPGPVHFSTGRPSKPPIMPGWDGFDVPGWFHDHVAAPVLVDNDVNIMALGEHSRLDEDVEHFLFVKVATGIGAGIISGGLLQRGAQGIAGDIGHVRVSRGAGVLCRCGNEGCLEALASGPAVATELRTQGVGAATARDVVSLVAAGDLRAIQSVRQAGRDLGEVLAASISFLNPSVISIGGQMAAAGEHLLAGVREVVYQRAMPLATRNLQIMTARTGDQAGLIGAGMLAIHHAFSS, from the coding sequence ATGATCCACAGCGGCTCGGCCCTCGGGGACGCGGACGCGAGCGAGCTGTTTCAGCTCCTCCGCGACGGCCGACCGCGCACCGTGTCCGACCTGGCCGCGGCCACCGGTGTCGCCCGCTCGACCGTCAACCTGCGGCTCGAGTCGCTCACATCGCTCGGCCTGGTCGGACCGTCCGATCCCGGGCGCTCCACCGGCGGACGCCCTCCGCGCCGCATCGCGCTGATCCCGGAGGCCCGGCTGGCCCTCGCGATCGACGTGGGCGCGAGTCATGTGCAGGTGGGCCTGACGAACCTCGTGGGCGACGTGCTGCTGCGCCGACGCGCGCCGCTCAGTGTCGCGGAGGGACCGGATCCGGTCCTGAGCCTCGCGCTCGAGCTCGCCGATGCGCTGCTCGACGAGCTCGGCCGCGACCGGACGGCGATCATCGCCGTGGGCGTCGGTCTGCCCGGTCCCGTGCACTTCTCGACCGGCCGCCCGTCGAAGCCGCCGATCATGCCGGGCTGGGACGGCTTCGACGTGCCGGGCTGGTTCCACGATCACGTCGCCGCGCCCGTCCTCGTCGACAACGACGTCAACATCATGGCGCTCGGCGAGCACAGCCGGCTCGACGAGGACGTCGAGCACTTCCTGTTCGTCAAGGTCGCCACGGGCATCGGCGCGGGCATCATCTCCGGCGGTCTGCTGCAGCGCGGCGCGCAGGGCATCGCGGGCGACATCGGTCACGTGCGGGTCAGCCGCGGCGCGGGCGTGCTGTGCCGGTGCGGCAACGAGGGCTGCCTCGAGGCGCTCGCGTCGGGTCCGGCGGTGGCGACGGAGCTGCGCACGCAGGGCGTCGGGGCGGCGACGGCCCGCGACGTCGTCTCGCTCGTCGCCGCCGGCGACCTGCGCGCGATCCAGTCGGTCCGGCAGGCCGGGCGCGACCTCGGCGAGGTGCTCGCGGCGAGCATCAGCTTCCTCAACCCGTCGGTCATCTCGATCGGCGGCCAGATGGCCGCGGCGGGAGAGCACCTGCTCGCGGGGGTGCGCGAGGTCGTCTACCAGCGCGCCATGCCGCTCGCGACGCGCAACCTGCAGATCATGACCGCCCGCACGGGCGACCAGGCGGGCCTGATCGGCGCCGGCATGCTGGCCATCCACCACGCCTTCAGCTCCTGA
- a CDS encoding MFS transporter, translating into MTGTAPETELSASRALRWKIAIFAIFLTSGLSIATWASRVPAIKDALGIDNTQVGALLMAAGVASILGLSLSTPVLARFGARRGMLVMMLTFAAGVALVGVGTDVLASYPVVMAGLVLFGFGNGCLDVMMNVEATAIEQLGGKTILPLFHAFFSFGTVIGAGLGTLAVGIGVDVLGHTAAVAVLIAAIAIGAIANVPSRASVDPDPSEHGAGWRERVAVSLSAWREPRTYAIGVVMLGMAFAEGSANDWLALGIVEGHGGDEALGATGLTVFSVAMTAVRVFGGPLVDRFGRVVILRVLALSAAGGLTLFILAPNLPLVMLGAVLWGVGASLGFPLGMSAAADDPAKAAARVSAAATIGYVAFLAGPPILGVISDQIGLLNTLFVIVALTIASGLASGAARPLRQGDSDGPASRDR; encoded by the coding sequence GTGACGGGCACCGCGCCCGAGACCGAGCTGTCCGCGTCACGCGCGCTGCGCTGGAAGATCGCGATCTTCGCGATCTTCCTCACGAGCGGTCTGAGCATCGCGACGTGGGCGTCGCGCGTGCCCGCGATCAAGGACGCCCTGGGCATCGACAACACGCAGGTCGGCGCGCTGCTGATGGCCGCCGGCGTCGCGTCGATCCTCGGGCTGAGCCTGTCCACGCCCGTGCTGGCGCGCTTCGGGGCGCGCCGCGGCATGCTCGTGATGATGCTGACCTTCGCGGCCGGCGTCGCACTCGTCGGCGTCGGCACGGACGTGCTCGCGTCCTACCCCGTCGTGATGGCCGGCCTGGTGCTGTTCGGCTTCGGCAACGGCTGTCTCGACGTGATGATGAACGTCGAGGCCACGGCGATCGAGCAGCTCGGCGGGAAGACGATCCTGCCACTGTTCCACGCCTTCTTCAGCTTCGGCACCGTGATCGGCGCCGGCCTCGGCACCCTCGCGGTGGGCATCGGCGTCGACGTGCTCGGCCACACGGCGGCCGTCGCGGTGCTGATCGCCGCGATCGCGATCGGTGCGATCGCGAACGTGCCCTCGCGCGCCTCGGTCGATCCCGATCCGTCCGAGCACGGGGCCGGATGGCGCGAGCGCGTCGCGGTGTCTCTGTCGGCCTGGCGGGAGCCGCGCACGTACGCGATCGGCGTCGTCATGCTCGGCATGGCCTTCGCGGAGGGCTCGGCGAACGACTGGCTCGCACTCGGCATCGTCGAGGGGCACGGCGGCGACGAGGCGCTCGGCGCTACGGGACTGACGGTCTTCTCCGTCGCGATGACCGCGGTGCGCGTGTTCGGCGGCCCGCTCGTCGACCGCTTCGGCCGGGTCGTGATCCTGCGCGTGCTGGCCCTGTCGGCCGCGGGCGGACTGACGCTGTTCATCCTCGCCCCGAACCTGCCGCTCGTCATGCTCGGCGCCGTGCTGTGGGGCGTGGGAGCGTCGCTCGGCTTCCCGCTGGGGATGTCGGCCGCGGCCGACGACCCGGCCAAGGCCGCGGCGCGAGTGAGCGCCGCCGCGACGATCGGCTACGTCGCCTTCCTCGCCGGTCCGCCGATCCTCGGCGTGATCAGCGACCAGATCGGGCTGCTCAACACGCTGTTCGTGATCGTCGCCCTCACGATCGCGTCGGGGCTCGCCTCGGGCGCGGCGCGGCCGCTGCGTCAGGGCGACTCGGACGGGCCCGCGTCGCGAGACCGTTAG
- a CDS encoding SDR family NAD(P)-dependent oxidoreductase — protein MITRGPADWDPGALPDLSGRMYLVTGANAGLGYFASEKLAAAGAHVILSGRHPNRLAAAHDALEARVPGASVETLLLDVSNPGSIRAAAASVRGGLFSRSRLDGVLLNAGIVHTPRTRELTRDGRELVFATNALGHFVLAAELLTTLAKSAARREHSRLVWLGSVSTHLGIGEPTDFQLERRYEAWHAYVQSKLVVHALGIEADARLRAADVPVDSVVAHPGYSIGGRTEMVTGVNEPSRWKRLRDGVQPWAQSKKRGADALVRALTDPDVRGGEYWGPKFWTQGRTVRQRPSRWAADRDVRTRVWEECERLTGTEWPFARAARAAR, from the coding sequence GTGATCACGCGAGGCCCGGCCGACTGGGATCCGGGCGCGCTCCCGGATCTCTCCGGCCGCATGTACCTCGTGACCGGGGCCAACGCGGGGCTCGGCTACTTCGCGAGCGAGAAGCTCGCCGCGGCCGGCGCACACGTCATCCTGAGCGGGCGGCACCCGAACCGGCTCGCGGCCGCACACGACGCGCTCGAGGCGCGTGTGCCGGGGGCATCGGTCGAGACGCTCCTGCTCGACGTCAGCAACCCGGGGTCGATCAGGGCCGCGGCGGCATCCGTGCGCGGCGGCCTGTTCTCGCGCTCGCGCCTGGACGGCGTGCTGCTCAACGCGGGCATCGTCCACACGCCGCGCACGCGCGAGCTCACGCGCGACGGACGCGAGCTCGTGTTCGCCACGAACGCCCTCGGGCACTTCGTCCTGGCGGCCGAGCTGCTGACCACGCTCGCGAAGTCCGCCGCCCGTCGCGAGCACAGCCGGCTCGTGTGGCTGGGCAGCGTGTCCACGCACCTCGGCATCGGCGAGCCCACCGACTTCCAGCTCGAGCGCCGCTACGAGGCCTGGCACGCGTACGTGCAGTCGAAGCTCGTCGTGCACGCGCTCGGCATCGAGGCGGACGCACGGCTGCGCGCGGCCGACGTCCCCGTCGACAGCGTCGTCGCCCACCCCGGGTACTCGATCGGCGGCCGCACCGAGATGGTCACGGGCGTGAACGAGCCGAGCCGGTGGAAGCGATTGCGCGACGGCGTGCAGCCGTGGGCCCAGAGCAAGAAGCGCGGCGCCGATGCGCTCGTGCGCGCGCTGACGGATCCGGACGTCCGGGGCGGGGAGTACTGGGGTCCGAAGTTCTGGACGCAGGGGCGCACCGTGCGCCAGCGCCCCTCGCGCTGGGCCGCGGACAGGGACGTGCGCACCCGCGTGTGGGAGGAGTGCGAGCGTCTCACCGGCACCGAGTGGCCCTTTGCCCGCGCGGCACGCGCAGCACGCTGA